DNA from Candidatus Bathyarchaeota archaeon:
CTACGTCACTAGCAAAAATTCGCGCGCTCAAATCCTTGTCAATCACCGCCACCACACCCTCTAAACTACCATCGTCTCTGATCACCACAGGAATCCCTCCTCCGCCAACAGCAATAACTATTGCACCGCTCTCAAACAACGTTCTAATCGCGTCTTTCTCCAATATCTCCTTAGGTTTAGGCGACGGCACCACCCGTCTATATCCGCGCCCACTATCTTCAACCATCGTCCACCCTTCCCTTTTTCTCAGCATTTCAGCCTCTCTGGCATTGTAAAATGTCCCTATGGGCTTCGTAGGGTTTTTAAAAGCAACATCGTTCTCATCAACTACTGTTTGGGTTACAAGAGATACAACCGGAATATTTATGCCAGCTCTGTCCATTTCATTCCGCATTGACTGTTGCAACATATACCCTATCATGCCCTGACTCTGGGCTCCACAAACGTCCAATGGCATAGGGGGCAAAACATCCCTCAACCGCTCATTTTTAAGGAGAATATCGCCAACTTGAGGACCATTTCCGTGAGTTATTGCAAGTTTATATCCGTCTTTAATTAGCCCAACAAGATGTTTACAAACTCTTTTCACATTCCCAAACTGCTCTTCAGCAGTTCCCCTCTCCTTATGTTTCAAAATCGCGTTTCCACCTAAGGCCACTAACACTTTCCGACTCACACAATCACCATCTGTATACATTTAGCGGTAGGATAGGAAAGAGAACCAGTTGCATTTTAAAGCCTTTTCTGAAAAAGTCACATTACATACTTGGAACCTAATAGTTAAAAGAGAAAATCTGTATTCATAACTGGGACGTCTTATATGGCTACGATTGAAAAAATCAAGAAAAGAGACGGTAGAATAGTTGAATTCAACTCCAACAAGATCGCTGAAGCAATTTGGAAAACTGCGAAGGCTGTTGGAGTGAAAGATAAGCCACTTACTGTGAATCTTGCTGAGCAAGTTGTAAGCCAGTTAGAGAAGCAACTCGAACCAAATCAGATGCCCACCGTGGAGCAAGTTCAAGATCTTGTGGAAAAAACACTTATAGAGAACGGGCAAGCCAGCATGGCGAAGGCGTATATTCTTTATCGACAGAAACGAGCTAAGATAAGGAGAACGAAGGCTCTACTGGGTGTCGTCGACGAGCTTAAACTTCCTTTAAACGCGATTCTTGTGCTAGAGCGACGTTATCTTAAAAAAGACGAGAAAGGCAAAGTCGTCGAATCTACTAATCAAATGTTCAGACGAATCGCTAATAGCTTAGCTGAAGTTGAAAAACAATACGGCAAAAGTGAGGACGAAGTAGCCGATTATGAAAATGAATTTTACCATATGATGACAAACCTCGAATTCATCCCCAACTCTCCCACGCTCATGAATGCAGGCACAATGTTCAGGCAACTCAGCGCCTGTTTCGTCTTGCCCATAGACGACTCCATAGAAAGCATATTCGATACGCTGAAAGCGGCTGCTCTAATTCACAAAACTGGAGGGGGAACTGGCTTCTCGTTCTCGCGACTTAGACCAAGGGGAGATGTTGTCAGAACCACGGGAGGCATAGCCTCAGGAGCAATATCGTTTGCCAAAATATACGACACTGCGACCGAGGTGATGAAACAAGGTGGTCGACGTAGAGGTGCTAATATGGGCATACTTCTCGTCAACCATCCTGAAATCATGGACTTTATCGTTGCGAAAGAAAAGGAAGGAGTGCTGAGAAACTTCAACATTTCTGTGGCTGTTAGTGACAAATTCATGAAGGCAGTTGAAGAAGACAGCGATTTTGATTTAATAAACCCTCGAAATGGTGAAACAGTTGAAACCCTAAAGGCGAGAGCAATATGGAACCTCATGATAATGATGGCGTGGAAAAACGGCGAGCCTGGTGTGGTTTTCATAGACACGATAAACAGACACAATCCGACACCTCGCTTAGGGCAAATCGAATCCACCAACCCCTGTGGTGAACAACCACTTTTGCCTTATGAATCCTGCAATTTGGGAAGCATTGACGTAAGCAAGTTCGTGTCTGATGAGGGCAAAATAAACTGGAATCGACTAAGGCAAACTATACGATTGGCTGTAAGATTTTTAGATGATGTAGTCGACGCTAATGTTTACTTGTTGCCTGAAATAGAAAATGTAACTAAGGGAAACAGGAAAATCGGCCTAGGAGTAATGGGACTTGCCGACATGTTGATTAAAACGGGTATAAGATACGACACTAAAGAAGGCCTTCAAACTGGAGAAAAACTCATGAAATTCATAGACACTGAAGCAAAAAAGATGAGTGTAGAGTTAGGTGAAGAGAAGGGAAACTTTCCAAACTTCCACGAAAGCATTTGGGAAAAACAGTTCAAAACTATGAGAAACGCCACAGTTACAACTATTGCTCCCACTGGTACCATAAGCATAATTGCAGGTTGCTCGCAGGGAATTGAGCCGCTCTTTGCAATTGTCTACGTTCGCGAAGTTGCCGAAAGCTTAGGAAGAAGTCTTATTGAGGTGAATCCACTGTTCGAAAGTATAGCTTTGAAAGAGGGATTCTACGACGAGGAACTGATAAAAAAAATCGCGAAAAAAATGTCCATACAAGATGTGGAAGAGATCCCAGAACGTATAAGGAGACTCTTTGTGGTGGCTCATGACATGAGCGCAGAGTGGCATGTGCAAATGCAAGCAACTTTCCAGAAGTACACTGATAACGCGGTTTCAAAAACCATAAACTTTCCCAACAGAGCTACACCTGACCACATTGACGAAGCTTATTGGCTCGCATACAAATCGGGATGCAAAGGTGTGACCGTTTATCGCCACCGTAGCCGAGAAAAACAAGTTCTGCGACCTGTTGAAAGCGAGGGAACACTTGCAGATATTAGTTTTGGATGCCCAACTTGCATTTAAGACACACTCTCTTCATCTGCAAACTTCTTTTGAATCTTGAGGTCTAAAACCAATTCAATAACCTTTCTTTCTATTTCGTCTCTGATTCGCCTAACTTCCTCTATAGGTCTGCCCTTTGGGTCTTCCAATCCCCAATCAACAACTTTCTTAAGTAGACATGCAGGGCAAAATCCCTTTGCCTCACAACCCATGACAACAACTATGTCAGCGTTTTGAAGCATTTCAGTGGTTAGAAGTTTAGGCTTGTTCTTAGAGATGCCGATTCCTTTTTCCTGCATTGTTTTGACGATTGAGGAATAGATGTTATTCGAGGGCATAGTTCCAGCGCTAAACGCT
Protein-coding regions in this window:
- the arcC gene encoding carbamate kinase, producing MSRKVLVALGGNAILKHKERGTAEEQFGNVKRVCKHLVGLIKDGYKLAITHGNGPQVGDILLKNERLRDVLPPMPLDVCGAQSQGMIGYMLQQSMRNEMDRAGINIPVVSLVTQTVVDENDVAFKNPTKPIGTFYNAREAEMLRKREGWTMVEDSGRGYRRVVPSPKPKEILEKDAIRTLFESGAIVIAVGGGGIPVVIRDDGSLEGVVAVIDKDLSARIFASDVGAEVLLMLTDVEKVFLNYGKSSQSDLDEMSIIEAKRFLREGHFAAGSMAPKVEAAIEFVETGGEKAVISSLEMGRKALEGKAGTTVHS
- a CDS encoding adenosylcobalamin-dependent ribonucleoside-diphosphate reductase, yielding MATIEKIKKRDGRIVEFNSNKIAEAIWKTAKAVGVKDKPLTVNLAEQVVSQLEKQLEPNQMPTVEQVQDLVEKTLIENGQASMAKAYILYRQKRAKIRRTKALLGVVDELKLPLNAILVLERRYLKKDEKGKVVESTNQMFRRIANSLAEVEKQYGKSEDEVADYENEFYHMMTNLEFIPNSPTLMNAGTMFRQLSACFVLPIDDSIESIFDTLKAAALIHKTGGGTGFSFSRLRPRGDVVRTTGGIASGAISFAKIYDTATEVMKQGGRRRGANMGILLVNHPEIMDFIVAKEKEGVLRNFNISVAVSDKFMKAVEEDSDFDLINPRNGETVETLKARAIWNLMIMMAWKNGEPGVVFIDTINRHNPTPRLGQIESTNPCGEQPLLPYESCNLGSIDVSKFVSDEGKINWNRLRQTIRLAVRFLDDVVDANVYLLPEIENVTKGNRKIGLGVMGLADMLIKTGIRYDTKEGLQTGEKLMKFIDTEAKKMSVELGEEKGNFPNFHESIWEKQFKTMRNATVTTIAPTGTISIIAGCSQGIEPLFAIVYVREVAESLGRSLIEVNPLFESIALKEGFYDEELIKKIAKKMSIQDVEEIPERIRRLFVVAHDMSAEWHVQMQATFQKYTDNAVSKTINFPNRATPDHIDEAYWLAYKSGCKGVTVYRHRSREKQVLRPVESEGTLADISFGCPTCI
- a CDS encoding arsenate reductase ArsC; the protein is MTKVLFVCVENAGRSQMAEAFANLHGEGKVKAFSAGTMPSNNIYSSIVKTMQEKGIGISKNKPKLLTTEMLQNADIVVVMGCEAKGFCPACLLKKVVDWGLEDPKGRPIEEVRRIRDEIERKVIELVLDLKIQKKFADEESVS